TCTATTTTCTTTCGGCGCTCACTAAAATAGTTGAGGATATACCTATCTTCAATTTCAGACTGCCTTTTGTAAGTTTCGATATCAAAAGGAAATTTTGAAGGATCCATTGAGATTTCTTTAGTGAGATGAGATTTGTGGTATTGGTACATAAATGGAAGAATGAGTCCCCATTTATAAGAAAATGGAGCCAACAGATTGAGTGGCTGGAGGATAAGATTTTGGCATTAAAAGCCTAATTTCACGGATTACATGATGAAAAAGTCACGGGCACTCAACATCATTATTGAATCAAGTTGGGTGGGTGGAGGATAAGATTCTGACATTAAAAGCCAAAATTCATAGATTACATTGACGAAAAAGTCACAGGCACTCGACATCATTATTGAATCAAGTTGAGTGGGTGGAGGATAAGGTTCTGACATTAAAAGCCAAAATTCACGGATTACATTGACGAAAAAGTCACGGGAACTCGACAACATTATTGAATTAAGTTGAGTGGATGGAGGATACGATTCTAACATTAAAAGCCGAAATTCATGGATTACATTGACGAAATTATGAAAGCAGGAACATACAACAAACATTATTAAAGGAGAAATCGACAAACATTATTAAAGGAGAAAGCGACAAACAGACATTAATAAAGCATGGAGTGACATGATAGAGACAAGCATGGAGTGACATGATGCAGATAGCCACTTGTTACTACAATTATTCTCCAAATAATTCGTAGCTCAACTTCTGCATTAGCTTTCTCTCCTTGTCATTGAGACAGTTCTTTTCACTTAACTTCATCCACATCTTAGTATTCACAGCCCTAGTCTTTTCTTTCATCACTATGTTTGACTCCTCTTGCTTTCGAATTGCCTCCTCTTGCATCATGGATATATTGTCCAAGCGTTTCAACTCTTGCTCCTTGAGTTTTTTGTATACATTAAACTCTTCATTGACCACTTCCAAGACTGTTCCCTTACCTTTCTTTTTAGCTTTCTTAGCTGCATCCCTCCCCATTGGACGAGCACTGGATCCTACAGAGTTGGAGTCACTAGCATCACTGTCGTGAATTCTCTTAGATCCACTGCTTCTAGAGCCAGTATTTCCTCCTACCTTACTACAATTGCGTGGTTGATAACGAACATCGATCCATTGTTTCATTAAATTGAAATTACCATTACCACCATCTGTATATATTTCATGCGCTTTCGCCATTACATCTTGCTTCGACCACCCGCTTTGTTGCATACGCTTAGCATTATCGTAAGTGCCAATCCATTTTCCCAGTTTTGTGTTCACGTAGTTGTAGCGATTTCTACATGTAGTTGCACTACGTGGAGGATAAATGAGCAAAACTCATTACAATACTCAGcaattttatcccaaaatgATTCGCTCTTTTGGTTTCTGCCAACAATGCTGTCTGTTCCATATTTGATCCACCCACTCAGTAGCACCAAGTTTTGCTCAGTGGTCCATTTGGAGCTTTTCCGGGGGCCAGATGTTGAATGGTCGATGCTTGGAGTAGATTGATTAACATCACTTGTACCACCAAGACCCATTTGCATTGAAAATTCGGGAAATTCAGTTGCTCCCGAGTCCGGAACAATTTCATTACCCACCGGAGTAGCAGAATAATGGGGTGGTTGAGATGGATATGACATCCCTGAGCCATAGTATGGATGATAGTTTGGAACAGCCTACGACATGAAGAAACTTGGTCGAAAACCATAATTTGGCATATTTGGAGGTTggttggaattttgattttgatatggaTAATTGTTGGGATTTGTGTAGTTAAAAGGGTTATTAGAAGAATTTTGGGTGTTAGAAGAGTTATTGTTTGGATCCATTTTTTCAGAGAAGACTGAAAAAGATAAAACCAAGAATTTATGAGAAgttaaatagaaaattattgtgaagaagatggtttttttttctgtgtccaaatctaattaaacatgtctctatttatagaatatgaaaaatgatgaattttggtataattttttatttttttaaaatgtaatatcataaaaataattatcttcaaTAAtgtagatgtaaaaaaaaaaccaaataaatatactGCATTATTTTCAATAATGTATATCAACAATCAGAGATGTTTTTGCTGCTGGCTATAATACAAGACTGGAGAGTACATTTAGAGAAATCTGGTTCAAATAGAGGTGCTTCTCCCATAGCTCAAAGTGTTCATGATCATGCTTTAGTGCATTCTTATGTAGCCATTGGTTTCCCCACTTGGCTACATGAACTCTTTAATGATGATAGACTCTCCTCCTCTCTTTAAACTttagtttctttctctcttagtGGCTAAAGCTATTAGAGCATATTTTTTGGAGGTTCaagttgattttgttaaatcaCTTTTACCTTAGTAACTTTTGATCAGTTTACAAAGTTACTTATTGTAATCCTTTCACTTATGAATGAAAAAaccagatgacaaaaaaaaataaaaaataaatactgtaTTATTTTCGGATGTATCTATCTATATGTTATTGTGCAAATTTTGTTTGATCCAGTAAACACATGACACGTGTAAAGATTGCAcccttacttttttttcaaccCGTTAAAATAATTCAACATTTGTGAATCCACGtcattttttccatttcttaACATGCCCATTGCATCAATTAAGGAGTTGAATTTTATCTTCAACAACCCCATTGTAAGTGGTCTAGACAACAGTCTAACAAGGTATCGATTTTTTAGCTAATAATAATTACTATTGTTCTTTCCATCTTTACAAGCATTTCACTATTTCAATATCATTCgaatacaaatttgttttttattacatttgttCTAGTCAACACAAAGCATGACCTTTACACAAGTCTcgtaaaaataaacaaacaatttcTCTTTAGGCGATATATGAAAGATCGCAAttcttattttttcctttttgtcttttcttgcAAGAAACAATCTAAGTCGCTCAACAACTCCAAATTAGAATGTCTAAGAGATTTAGGCAATTGATatataatccaaacaacatgaagATAATACATGAaaccaatagaacaaaaaaaagcttgaatatcaatcaatatatatacaacaaaaattaaactaaaattacatCCGAAAACGTGATTTATGTACAAATGTTATTGCAAAGCCTCCCTATATTTGACCATTACAACATTTGAATTAGGTTCCTTCGATATCCAATGAAATCCATGAAACCTCTCTAATCACACATCAAACATCATTTGTGACTCTCTtcgaaacaatcaaacaaaaacgacACAATCAAATGAATGGGAAGGaactattagtttatatattccCTTAAATGGGAGAATCAATATCAGACACGGTCGAAGAGAACGATGCGAGGGTAGAAATAGAGGAAGAGGACGAAAGCGACTGGAggttagaggaagaagaagatggggcGAGATGCAGAGCCAAACTGTTTCCTTCACTCCAAGAACGTTGGATTGGGAACACAACGATCTCAGACCTTCCGTGACGACAAGGGGTCGATGAACCTCCACCGTGAAGCGCGCAGCCGCAATTCTTGTGGTATGGACGTCGCTGGATGGACGAGTTGCAGCTAGAGATGCAACCTTCGAAGATGTTGCGGAATATTCCGTCCATGGATCCGGCAGCCATCACGACAGTATCTTCTTGGTCTTTTGTTACGAAggagatattttaaaaatttccccGACGTGAGTGAACGCGTTTGGATCGTTGAcgaagagagttttttttttgttgttgttgccaaaAGATGAATTCTGATTTTTGGGGTTACtagagattctttttttatagCCATGCAGAAATAGTGGTTAAAGCGCCAAGAGGTGGCGATTGTACGTGAGAAGCGTGTGAATTGTGTGTTATTGCTCTCTTTTCGGGATCTTTTGACCAaaccacctcttcttcttcttctttttctttttcttttggaagaACATTTTTCTCTATAAGAGAATTGTAGTAGGTAACCAAAATATAGGTGTAGTTTAAGTAGCTAGAtcgacaaaaaaagaaaaataatcggACAATCAATTTTCTAATTTGGGAAATGTACACGATGAAACgatctttgtttggtttggtttcttttcttaTGAAGAATTTCCCTAACagtttacataaaaaataatatttaacttcgagcctttttaatttttttggaataaataATTGATGCAGTACTCATGCCATCTTTTTGCTCTaaagcatatatttttttactgaaatatataatatacagaaatatgtaaataatttaacatattctttatatattaactaGATGATACATGTTTCCATGCACTTGTTTTATTCATACGAGACGTTTTTATAAGCTTTTATAATTGTTTCTTCGTATGTATGTGGAGTATATTCTAAAGGTATAGAAAATTCTTCTGTACGCTATATTCGATTTTGTTGATGTGACTAATATGTTGCTTAAGTGAAGTCTCTTTACGAAAATCTAATTAGTCTCAAGATACTGTACTCTCTTGCAATTGCCATTATTTGAAACGTAAACTTTTGGTAGCTTTGGTTACCACTCTTCTTGTTTACCTTAGAATTTCTTGAAATCTAGCTCTAGCTTACAGTTCTTGATTTCATAGGTGTATTGCTgaattttttatctttgtaaGATCGTCAACCTTATGTTTCTTCATTGCTTATAACCTTGTACGTATTATAAGTTCTATGTGATGTTCACATGTAAAGTACTAGGATGACTAGAAGTCTATGTAATAAAGTGTTCGAATTTCTTAAATAGTGACTTATGAAGCCTTGCATGGTCTTAAATCAGTGTCTTGGTTTAATATAAAACAGTCTTTTGTTCTCTGGTGAGAGATATTATGACTTCtttagatcatttttttttttttttgcttagaaTGTAAATATCAATATCATATAAAATGTAAAGTCGAGGTATTACAAGAGAGTAAGAACCTAGAGATTAAAGTAATCTTggcaaaaaagaaataaaaacaagattacAATATGGAAGCACCGAAACAATCTGATCATCAACCAAGTCTCAATACCTCCGCACATACTTTTCAATATCATTTATAAGGAGGTCAAAAACATCATCTCAGCTCGACAGCACCGGAAGCGCTTCAGAAATCTGATGCAGCGATAGATTTAAAGAACTCTCTTAGAGTTTTCCcaatcttataattttgtttttattctttttgccaAGGTTCAAGACCTGTTAGCTTTCCATTTTCAAATGTAAAAGcaaaacttttcattttaattgatattaacattcttagcaaaaaaaaagattacaatataTTCTGAGTTCGGAAAACGAAACTCATCGTATCCACAAGAGCATGAGGTTGCGAAACCGCTTCAGATGTTTCCTCAAGGTTATGGTGTTGCGGATATCACGGTCAATCTTCTTGAAGATGATCGAAGGAGAGACTGACTGTGAGTTGTGGTAAACATTGTTCTGTTGCTTCCAGGTGACGACTGTGACTTCTTTAGATCATGTATGGggaatattttattaacacaatattattttacaatttccaTTCCCCAACTTTCGTCTTTAGAGCACAGCCATTTCGGTTAATCTTTAACCATGTCTCCAAGAGTATCTCCATCAAAAAATGTAATGAAAGtatcttaaaacatattttattcttaattttgaataaaagtgaaattaagaactttttaagaaactttaatatttcataGGTCCATTGAAGGTTTTTAAATTTgaga
The sequence above is a segment of the Camelina sativa cultivar DH55 chromosome 10, Cs, whole genome shotgun sequence genome. Coding sequences within it:
- the LOC104719235 gene encoding uncharacterized protein LOC104719235 — its product is MAAGSMDGIFRNIFEGCISSCNSSIQRRPYHKNCGCALHGGGSSTPCRHGRSEIVVFPIQRSWSEGNSLALHLAPSSSSSNLQSLSSSSSISTLASFSSTVSDIDSPI
- the LOC104720466 gene encoding glutathione S-transferase T3-like codes for the protein MSYPSQPPHYSATPVGNEIVPDSGATEFPEFSMQMGLGGTSDVNQSTPSIDHSTSGPRKSSKWTTEQNLVLLSGWIKYGTDSIVGRNQKSESFWDKIAENRYNYVNTKLGKWIGTYDNAKRMQQSGWSKQDVMAKAHEIYTDGGNGNFNLMKQWIDVRYQPRNCSKVGGNTGSRSSGSKRIHDSDASDSNSVGSSARPMGRDAAKKAKKKGKGTVLEVVNEEFNVYKKLKEQELKRLDNISMMQEEAIRKQEESNIVMKEKTRAVNTKMWMKLSEKNCLNDKERKLMQKLSYELFGE